One Melitaea cinxia chromosome 17, ilMelCinx1.1, whole genome shotgun sequence genomic region harbors:
- the LOC123661547 gene encoding WD repeat-containing protein 89: MTDIIENEELDKDTVGADELNSLFSKKYNLLTETAVTLKSTYINKLSLTKSLNLAVSLLDNSIEVYRIEKSSLNRVCKLSGHKKTLTELVFSPTEDHLLYSAGHDGIKLWDTRTSGLCVQQYEDEEDSPSKPYDAMDISCTGRVICAGSQLVQEDAYLVFWDQRKPKPLGGYWNSHTDDITQVKFHKDKTEILASGSLDGLLNVYNIMEETEDDALTYSMNLENSIEKISWLNDIHASCITQSNDLQIWDTSSGDLVKTYSRDKIARSIKRLRPDDCYLVDTFTSADKMVILAGSYGGDGNVLRSVTETGKKLQPTSNFTSNKQVVRCCAYDEERDILVTAGESGLVSVWTTDSSPQAVSISKKLNKNLKLHDKRHKPY; encoded by the exons ATGACTGATATAATAGAAAATGAAGAATTAGACAAAGATACGGTCGGAGCGGACGAATTAAACAGTTTATTTAGCAAAAAATATAATCTGCTTACCGAGACTGCAGTAACGTTAAAGtccacatacataaataaactaaGCTTAACTAA ATCATTAAACTTGGCTGTGAGTTTACTAGACAATAGCATAGAGGTATATAGAATAGAAAAATCATCTCTGAACAGAGTTTGTAAGCTCAGTGGCCACAAGAAAACCCTCACGGAGCTAGTGTTCAGTCCTACGGAAGATCACCTTTTGTACTCGGCTGGTCACGATGGAATTAAGCTGTGGGACACACGAACCAGTGGGTTGTGTGTGCAACAGTATGAAG aTGAAGAGGATTCACCCTCAAAACCGTATGACGCTATGGATATATCTTGCACTGGGCGTGTAATTTGTGCCGGCAGCCAGTTGGTTCAAGAGGACGCTTACCTCGTCTTCTGGGACCAAAGGAAACCGAAACCACTGGGAGGCTACTGGAACTCACACACTGACGATATTACGCAG gTTAAATTTCACAAAGATAAAACGGAGATCCTTGCATCCGGGTCTCTCGATGGCCTCCTCAATGTGTATAATATCATGGAGGAAACAGAAGACGATGCGCTCACATATTCTATGAACTTAGAGAATTCAATAGAAAAGATATCATGGCTGAACGATATACACGCGTCTTGTATCACCCAGTCTAATGATCTGCAGATATGGGACACGTCGAGTGGGGATTTAGTTAAAACTTATAGCAGGGATAAGATAGCTAGAAGTATAAAG AGATTAAGACCAGATGACTGTTACCTAGTAGATACATTCACATCGGCAGATAAGATGGTGATACTGGCTGGCTCCTATGGAGGAGATGG GAATGTTCTGCGGTCAGTGACGGAGACGGGCAAGAAACTACAGCCCACATCAAATTTCACTAGTAACAAGCAAGTTGTCAGATGTTGTGCCTACGATGAAGAA cGAGATATATTAGTAACAGCTGGTGAATCCGGTCTGGTGAGCGTTTGGACCACCGACAGCAGTCCTCAAGCGGTGTCCATAtccaaaaaacttaataaaaacttaaagttGCATGACAAGAGACATAAACCTTATTAA
- the LOC123661521 gene encoding SAP30-binding protein isoform X2: MNSQALASLTATYTDSEGEEDMEDGQQTPDKEDVTATQSLPASPKIVEEAKQTTSAPVSPKRRLVSYVDDTIVSDEEPVSPSAENQDDMRRLSMETDTDEAVPRSEPEDTEDGVVIPPEPPGKCPKELQDIIAKFYNRMQTEGLDMNRIIQDKKNFRNPSIYEKLIQFCDINELDTNYPPEIYDPLKWGKESYYDELSKVQRLEMDKREREKRDKISKFDFISGVAKKSDSDEDKKRKSKWDQAAPNVASKPSIKQPGLLQQPLTSNVTGTKGTVISAFGSIAKKPKI; this comes from the exons ATGAATTCTCAGGCGTTAGCTTCTCTCACCGCGACATACACGGACTCCGAAGGAGAAGAGGATATGGAAGATGGACAGCAAACTCCAGACAAAGAAGATGTCACTGCCACACAATCATTACCCGCAAGCCCGAAAATCGTCGAAGAGGCTAAACAGACAACCTCCGCGCCCGTATCTCCTAAACGAAGACTAGTTTCGTATGTTGACGACACGATTGTTTCCGACGAGGAGCCTGTATCACCGAGTGCAGAAAACCAAGACGACATGAGGAGACTTTCAATGGAAACTGACACCGATGAAGCTGTGCCTCGTTCTGAACCCGAGGATACAGAAGACGGAGTCGTTATACCTCCAGAACCACCGGGAAAGTGTCCAAAAGAATTACAAGATATAATAGCAAAGTTCTACAATCGGATGCAGACAGAAGGCTTAGACATGAATAGAATAATACAGGACAAAAAGAATTTTAGGAATCCGAGTATATACGAGAAACTTATACAATTTTGTGACATAAATGAGTTGGATACTAATTATCCTCCAGAGATATACGATCCCCTGAAATGGGGTAAAGAATCATACTATGATGAGCTTTCTAAAGTTCAGAGACTGGAAATGGACAAACGTGAAAGAGAGAAGAgagataaa atatcaaaatttgattttatatcCGGCGTCGCTAAGAAATCTGACAGCGATGAAGATAAGAAGCGTAAATCAAAGTGGGATCAAGCAGCTCCCAATGTAGCATCTAAGCCCAGCATCAAACAACCGGGTCTCCTGCAGCAACCTCTCACCAGCAATGTCACAGGCACTAAAGGAACAGTCATTTCTGCATTTGGGTCCATTGCGAAAAAACCAAAAATATGA
- the LOC123661774 gene encoding uncharacterized protein LOC123661774: protein MSTNYLLFETKIPLVHRDTYEIHKIIAVPRLVNNNIMIHIKPVSSFLAINLQKEALLPITESELKSCLQQESGTLLCKTKSPVYTLKDDESLCERDAATGRCRIYEEPCQSQWHELNQVNTYFYFYCKQQNVKLLCDDQVSSLPLLYSGLLTINDGCILKFKDFTVYTHKQEMSTLHFKADIIAPNLSPINYFFNISVPTLGATNASDKDDVSEHSKRLIQLQEQIEEMKQTVPLYDSISSHDIHHYTATYIIVAVAIVGAAIWGSRKILRRRSAQAAAERTERPTLATPRPAAARRRPPSSTTVIDQQCVCSASDDSVK from the coding sequence ATGTCAACAAACTACCTATTATTTGAAACTAAAATACCTCTAGTTCACCGAGATACCTACGAAATTCATAAAATCATCGCCGTACCacgtttagtaaataataacatCATGATTCATATAAAACCCGTATCTAGTTTCCTAGCTATTAATTTACAGAAAGAGGCTCTGTTGCCTATAACTGAAAGTGAATTAAAATCGTGTCTGCAGCAAGAGTCAGGCACTCTTTTATGTAAGACCAAGTCTCCGGTGTACACCCTGAAGGACGATGAAAGTCTTTGTGAAAGGGATGCAGCCACCGGAAGATGCAGAATTTATGAGGAACCGTGCCAATCACAGTGGCATGAATTAAATCAAGTgaatacttacttttatttttattgtaaacaacAGAACGTAAAATTACTATGCGACGATCAAGTTTCATCGTTACCGTTATTGTATTCTGGCTTATTGACAATAAATGACGGATGTATACTGAAGTTCAAGGACTTCACTGTGTATACTCATAAACAAGAAATGAGTACTTTGCACTTCAAAGCCGATATTATTGCTCCAAACTTATCTCCGataaactacttttttaatatatcggtTCCGACCCTCGGCGCTACTAACGCAAGCGACAAAGACGACGTCAGCGAGCATTCGAAGCGGCTAATTCAGCTGCAGGAGCAAATCGAAGAGATGAAGCAGACTGTTCCGTTGTATGACAGCATTAGTAGCCACGACATTCATCATTATACGGCAACCTACATCATCGTTGCCGTGGCTATCGTCGGGGCAGCTATTTGGGGATCGCGCAAGATCCTCCGCAGGCGGTCGGCGCAGGCGGCGGCGGAGCGCACGGAGCGGCCGACGCTGGCCACCCCGCGGCCGGcggcagcgcggcggcggccgcCCTCCTCCACAACGGTTATTGACCAACAGTGTGTGTGTAGTGCGAGTGACgatagtgttaaataa
- the LOC123661521 gene encoding SAP30-binding protein isoform X1: MNSQALASLTATYTDSEGEEDMEDGQQTPDKEDVTATQSLPASPKIVEEAKQTTSAPVSPKRRLVSYVDDTIVSDEEPVSPSAENQDDMRRLSMETDTDEAVPRSEPEDTEDGVVIPPEPPGKCPKELQDIIAKFYNRMQTEGLDMNRIIQDKKNFRNPSIYEKLIQFCDINELDTNYPPEIYDPLKWGKESYYDELSKVQRLEMDKREREKRDKISKFDFISGVAKKSDSDEDKKRKSKWDQAAPNVASKPSIKQPGLLQQPLTSNVTGTKGTVISAFGSIAKKPKI; this comes from the coding sequence ATGAATTCTCAGGCGTTAGCTTCTCTCACCGCGACATACACGGACTCCGAAGGAGAAGAGGATATGGAAGATGGACAGCAAACTCCAGACAAAGAAGATGTCACTGCCACACAATCATTACCCGCAAGCCCGAAAATCGTCGAAGAGGCTAAACAGACAACCTCCGCGCCCGTATCTCCTAAACGAAGACTAGTTTCGTATGTTGACGACACGATTGTTTCCGACGAGGAGCCTGTATCACCGAGTGCAGAAAACCAAGACGACATGAGGAGACTTTCAATGGAAACTGACACCGATGAAGCTGTGCCTCGTTCTGAACCCGAGGATACAGAAGACGGAGTCGTTATACCTCCAGAACCACCGGGAAAGTGTCCAAAAGAATTACAAGATATAATAGCAAAGTTCTACAATCGGATGCAGACAGAAGGCTTAGACATGAATAGAATAATACAGGACAAAAAGAATTTTAGGAATCCGAGTATATACGAGAAACTTATACAATTTTGTGACATAAATGAGTTGGATACTAATTATCCTCCAGAGATATACGATCCCCTGAAATGGGGTAAAGAATCATACTATGATGAGCTTTCTAAAGTTCAGAGACTGGAAATGGACAAACGTGAAAGAGAGAAGAgagataaaatatcaaaatttgattttatatcCGGCGTCGCTAAGAAATCTGACAGCGATGAAGATAAGAAGCGTAAATCAAAGTGGGATCAAGCAGCTCCCAATGTAGCATCTAAGCCCAGCATCAAACAACCGGGTCTCCTGCAGCAACCTCTCACCAGCAATGTCACAGGCACTAAAGGAACAGTCATTTCTGCATTTGGGTCCATTGCGAAAAAACCAAAAATATGA
- the LOC123661482 gene encoding cysteine and histidine-rich protein 1 — translation MAETPEGDPVPSSSENPESKIESNVKDDEGPSPKKRKTVIENEQIEKLEHRLGGILCCAVCLDLPQAAVYQCSNGHLMCAPCFNHLLADARLRDETATCPNCRVEISKALSSRNLAVEKTVSELPLECRHCTRVFPRHSLHNHEENICEERPYKFSQLVVDSSPRYPFAGLVRIVTSVYWLLISAIRRTYFVSEVTEASVKRPSTRRRVTGCRYACLGCGWRGAARAAAAHEAACAHPRRSAAELLGLLAAREQQAAAELRLHAQLLDLLSCEKITFNDLQLKPYRTEELHKLYYETSRFCSFAHQWVVKAFVNKNQRDPTQSSQREITYQLVLKSKPAAPLAVSWACVRGPYGEARLAPALAAHAFREDEAAPARALPLHDAADTNRLLSSKAIHFRLIMFLSTK, via the exons ATGGCTGAGACCCCCGAAGGTGATCCTGTTCCTTCTTCTAGTGAAAATCCTGAGAGTAAAATTGAGTCAAACGTTAAAGACGACGAGGGGCCTTCTCCTAAAAAACGTAAAACAGTAATAGAGAATGAACAGATTGAAAAGTTGGAGCACAGACTGGGGGGCATATTGTGTTGCGCAGTTTGTCTGGACTTGCCTCAAGCGGCCGTGTATCAG TGTAGTAATGGGCACTTAATGTGTGCGCCTTGCTTCAATCACTTGCTCGCTGACGCACGCTTGCGCGACGAGACAGCCACCTGTCCCAACTGTCGCGTGGAGATTTCCAAAGCTTTGTCCTCGAGGAACCTGGCCGTCGAGAAAACGGTTTCAGAACTTCCCCTGGAGTGCAGGCACTGCACGCGAGTGTTTCCCCGTCACTCTCTCCATAACCACGAAGAGAATATCTGTGAAGAGAG GCCGTACAAGTTTTCCCAACTGGTTGTCGATTCGTCACCCCGTTACCCTTTCGCTGGTTTGGTTCGCATTGTGACCAGTGTGTACTGGCTTCTGATATCCGCCATCAGAAGAACCTACTTCGTCTCAGAGGTGACGGAGGCTTCGGTCAAGCGCC CGTCCACGCGCCGCAGAGTGACGGGCTGCCGCTACGCGTGCCTGGGCTGCGGctggcgcggcgcggcgcgcgcggcggcggcgcacgAGGCGGCGTGCGCGCACCCGCGCCGCTCCGCCGCCGAGCTGCTGGGGCTGCTGGCGGCGCGCGAGCAGCAGGCGGCCGCCGAGCTGCGCCTGCACGCGCAGCTGCTCGACCTGCTCTCCTGCGAGAAGATCACCTTCAACG ACTTACAGCTGAAGCCGTACCGCACGGAGGAGCTCCACAAGCTGTACTACGAGACGTCGCGGTTCTGCTCCTTCGCGCACCAGTGGGTCGTGAAGGCCTTCGTCAACAAGAACCAGCGCGACCCCACGCAGAGTTCGCAGCGTGAGATCACTTACCAG CTGGTGCTCAAGAGCAAGCCGGCGGCGCCGCTGGCCGTGTCGTGGGCGTGCGTGCGCGGCCCGTACGGCGAGGCGCGCCTGGCGCCCGCGCTGGCCGCGCACGCCTTCCGCGAGGACGAGGCGGCGCCCGCGCGCGCGCTGCCGCTGCACGACGCCGCCGACACCAACCGCCTGCTGTCCAGCAAGGCCATCCACTTCCG GCTCATAATGTTCTTGTCGACAAAATGA